From one Idiomarina sp. X4 genomic stretch:
- a CDS encoding phosphatidate cytidylyltransferase: MLKQRILTALLLIPIALYCVFLLPLWGFSLFIQAVIMMGAWEWSPLMGVRRKSARIAYVAFIGGIIGVLSWLVPLGDLWGNDGALNSVTYYTIIFGGVWWVVALALIVNYPSSRRVWSRTRAIVGVFGVLIFIPTWAALMTVRSINFEDNPYFGGWVVLFILLLVWAADVGAYFAGVRYGRNKMMPAVSPGKTMEGLCGGVTLAFVVMMVVAHWTKVPADQFTGYYLTGLFTVVASVFGDLNESMFKRSAGVKDSGSILPGHGGILDRIDSLTAAVPVFTLAYLEFLH, translated from the coding sequence TTGCTAAAACAACGAATTTTAACGGCATTATTACTCATTCCAATTGCGCTCTACTGCGTATTTTTGCTTCCGCTGTGGGGCTTTTCGTTATTTATTCAGGCCGTCATTATGATGGGAGCCTGGGAGTGGTCCCCGTTAATGGGGGTACGTCGTAAGTCAGCTAGAATTGCCTACGTAGCCTTTATAGGGGGCATTATTGGTGTGTTGTCCTGGTTGGTACCCCTGGGCGATTTATGGGGGAACGACGGCGCATTAAATAGCGTGACTTATTACACAATAATATTTGGCGGTGTTTGGTGGGTTGTGGCGTTGGCCTTAATTGTTAACTATCCATCGAGTCGCCGCGTTTGGTCCAGAACTCGCGCAATCGTTGGTGTTTTTGGGGTGCTTATTTTTATCCCTACCTGGGCGGCTTTAATGACCGTCCGCTCAATCAACTTTGAAGATAACCCTTATTTTGGTGGTTGGGTCGTTCTGTTTATTCTCTTACTGGTGTGGGCGGCTGACGTTGGCGCTTATTTTGCTGGCGTGCGTTATGGTCGCAATAAGATGATGCCCGCAGTGAGTCCCGGTAAAACCATGGAAGGGCTGTGTGGCGGCGTTACCTTGGCTTTTGTCGTGATGATGGTAGTTGCACATTGGACAAAAGTGCCTGCCGACCAATTTACCGGTTATTACCTGACAGGACTCTTCACTGTAGTCGCGTCGGTGTTTGGCGATTTAAACGAAAGTATGTTCAAACGCAGTGCCGGCGTTAAAGACAGCGGCTCAATTTTGCCAGGGCACGGTGGAATTTTAGACCGAATAGACAGTCTTACTGCTGCAGTACCGGTATTTACTTTGGCTTACCTGGAGTTTTTGCATTAA
- a CDS encoding OmpH family outer membrane protein codes for MKKLMKSTAAAVAISTALFAGAAQAQQKIGVVDMMNVFQQLPQREQISESLQNEFQDRFEEMRQLEQKVQELRQKQERDASIMSEAEKTQLARELEQTISQAQLKSKALQEDTRRRQNEERNKLLAKVQGVITDVAEEEGYDIVLESNAVAYMKSDNDLSDEVVEKMSSGN; via the coding sequence TTGAAAAAGTTAATGAAATCAACAGCAGCAGCTGTCGCTATTTCAACCGCATTGTTTGCTGGTGCCGCTCAGGCGCAGCAGAAAATTGGTGTTGTTGACATGATGAACGTTTTTCAACAGCTGCCACAGCGCGAGCAAATTTCTGAAAGCCTGCAAAACGAATTTCAGGATCGCTTTGAAGAAATGCGTCAACTAGAGCAAAAAGTTCAAGAACTTCGTCAGAAGCAAGAGCGCGACGCGTCGATCATGTCAGAAGCTGAAAAAACTCAGCTGGCTCGTGAACTTGAGCAAACAATCTCTCAAGCTCAGCTTAAAAGCAAAGCCTTGCAAGAAGATACTCGTCGTCGCCAGAACGAGGAGCGTAATAAGCTACTTGCTAAGGTTCAGGGCGTGATAACAGATGTTGCCGAAGAAGAAGGCTATGACATTGTTTTAGAAAGTAACGCAGTAGCGTACATGAAAAGCGACAACGACTTGTCAGACGAAGTTGTCGAGAAAATGTCTTCAGGAAATTAA
- the uppS gene encoding polyprenyl diphosphate synthase, which yields MKELPSIKQLVPKHVAIIMDGNGRWAKQRGKARTSGHKAGAEAVRRAVAFARRNGIESLTLFAFSSENWNRPATEVSLLMELFMSVLKKEVVKLDENNIQLRIIGDKSRFSKRLQKQIAQAEEKTAGNDQLTLNIAANYGGQWDITQACRAMARRVESGELKADEITDKTLADNLMLSDQATPDLLIRTGGEHRISNFLLWQLAYAELFFTPVLWPDFDDTTFAEAINDFAQRERRFGLTSEQLTMLMQDIDTRTEE from the coding sequence ATGAAAGAACTACCGTCAATAAAACAGTTAGTCCCAAAACACGTTGCCATTATTATGGACGGTAACGGGCGCTGGGCGAAGCAACGAGGCAAAGCAAGGACATCGGGTCATAAGGCTGGTGCCGAAGCTGTGCGTCGTGCGGTCGCTTTTGCAAGGCGTAACGGCATAGAGTCGTTGACGCTTTTTGCGTTTAGCAGCGAGAATTGGAACAGGCCAGCAACAGAAGTTTCTCTGTTGATGGAGCTGTTTATGTCGGTTCTTAAAAAAGAGGTCGTGAAACTCGACGAAAATAATATTCAGCTGCGCATTATTGGTGATAAAAGCCGCTTTTCTAAGCGTCTACAAAAACAAATTGCACAGGCGGAAGAAAAAACCGCAGGAAACGATCAGCTGACTCTGAATATTGCTGCCAACTATGGCGGTCAGTGGGACATTACGCAAGCCTGTCGTGCCATGGCTCGAAGAGTCGAAAGTGGTGAATTAAAGGCTGATGAAATAACAGATAAAACACTTGCGGACAACTTGATGCTGTCTGACCAAGCCACACCGGATTTACTGATTCGTACTGGCGGTGAGCATCGCATCAGTAATTTTCTGTTATGGCAACTGGCGTATGCAGAGCTGTTTTTTACGCCCGTATTATGGCCTGACTTTGACGATACCACCTTTGCAGAAGCCATTAACGACTTTGCACAGCGTGAACGTCGGTTTGGACTGACCAGCGAACAGCTAACTATGCTAATGCAAGACATAGATACTCGAACAGAGGAATAA
- the bamA gene encoding outer membrane protein assembly factor BamA produces the protein MTFKKLLVSAMIASAVAPAYAQQEEFVVEDIEVKGLQRVALGAALTYIPVRVGDEVSELQIRSAIRSLYSSTHFDYIDARRDDNTLIFNVSERPTISDITFDGNSDIKDEQLQESLTDNNIVVGEPLDRTTIAGIEKGLEDFYHSVGKYNASVEVQVVDLPRNRVELRMTFEEGDAAEIAQINIVGNKAFSDAQLLDTFELKDDLPWWNVIGEKRYQKQQLSGDLETLESFYRDRGYLRFRVESVQVSMTPNREGVYITLNVNEGDKYNVSETDVIGDLKGHEEMITRIAQIEEGTLYNAAQITYIEDMISRFYGRYGYAYPEVRAIPEHNEEDKTVKITFSINPGKRVYVRRIKFEGNSATQDRVLRREMRQLEGAWLSDSNVEQGKVRLERLGFFETVETSTERVEGSEDEVDITYKVKEQPSGSFNAGIGYGDYSGLQLNAGIQQNNFLGTGNRVGFNISTSRFNKNANISYTDPYFTINGVSLSGQVYMSEFDAGRAENLVQYNQKTYGVSTGLSFPVDEINRLNFGVGYKNQEVAAANTDSYEQISNFFQPFLNPEAPDEAVGFDIYELNAGWSRVTLNRGTFPTSGSSQRLGVEVATPLSDVQYFRFNYEYNHYFPITRDQQWTFLTRLNLGYGNGYGESDGGNEFLLPFWENFRVAGQGDLRGFESNTVGPRAVRLDGSMTSPPGVDGSPDGIPSTNQSVFVSRYAVGGNAKVVGGLELIVPTPFIDEGMRNSVRTSVFVDFGMVWDTEFNYDTYKDLPMSPNSRYELSDYSSPGDFRASAGVSVQWISPMGPLTFSLGRALKEVEGDETQVFSFNIGTTF, from the coding sequence ATGACGTTTAAAAAGCTGTTAGTAAGTGCAATGATAGCGAGCGCTGTCGCTCCGGCTTATGCACAACAAGAAGAATTTGTTGTAGAAGATATCGAAGTTAAAGGGTTACAACGTGTCGCTTTGGGCGCTGCGTTAACTTACATTCCTGTGCGAGTCGGTGACGAAGTCAGCGAGCTGCAAATTCGCAGCGCCATTCGCTCTCTCTATTCATCGACTCATTTCGATTATATCGATGCAAGACGGGATGATAATACGCTTATTTTTAACGTTAGTGAGCGTCCAACGATTTCCGACATTACCTTTGACGGTAACAGCGATATTAAAGATGAACAGCTACAAGAAAGCTTAACTGACAACAACATCGTTGTCGGGGAGCCGCTCGACAGAACGACAATTGCAGGTATCGAAAAGGGCCTTGAGGATTTTTATCACAGTGTCGGTAAATACAACGCGTCAGTAGAGGTTCAGGTCGTTGACTTACCGCGAAACCGTGTTGAACTGCGTATGACCTTTGAAGAAGGCGATGCGGCTGAAATTGCGCAGATTAATATTGTCGGCAACAAAGCGTTTTCTGATGCTCAGCTTCTTGACACGTTTGAGTTAAAAGATGATTTGCCGTGGTGGAATGTTATCGGCGAAAAGCGTTATCAGAAGCAGCAGTTGAGTGGCGACCTGGAGACACTGGAATCCTTTTATCGAGACCGTGGCTACTTGCGCTTCCGAGTTGAGTCGGTGCAGGTTTCTATGACCCCAAATCGCGAAGGCGTGTATATCACTCTGAATGTTAATGAAGGTGACAAATACAATGTCAGTGAAACGGACGTCATTGGTGATCTAAAAGGTCACGAGGAAATGATTACGCGTATCGCTCAGATTGAAGAGGGAACACTTTATAATGCCGCGCAAATCACTTATATAGAAGACATGATAAGCCGTTTTTATGGCCGTTATGGCTATGCGTATCCAGAGGTACGAGCCATTCCGGAACATAATGAAGAAGATAAAACGGTAAAAATTACGTTTTCTATAAACCCAGGCAAACGCGTTTATGTGCGCCGCATTAAATTTGAAGGAAATAGCGCTACTCAAGATCGCGTGTTGCGCCGCGAAATGCGTCAGTTGGAAGGGGCGTGGCTTTCGGACAGTAACGTAGAGCAGGGTAAAGTTCGCCTGGAACGTTTAGGTTTCTTCGAAACGGTTGAAACATCAACAGAGCGCGTGGAAGGCAGTGAAGACGAAGTTGATATTACTTATAAAGTTAAAGAGCAACCGTCTGGCTCATTTAATGCAGGTATCGGCTATGGTGACTATTCAGGTCTTCAGTTGAACGCTGGCATACAACAAAATAACTTTTTAGGAACCGGTAACCGGGTTGGCTTTAATATCAGCACTAGTCGTTTTAATAAAAACGCCAATATTTCTTACACCGATCCGTACTTTACCATTAATGGTGTGAGTCTTTCTGGCCAAGTGTATATGAGTGAATTTGATGCTGGCCGTGCTGAGAACTTAGTTCAGTATAACCAAAAGACTTACGGCGTATCGACAGGGCTGAGCTTTCCAGTCGACGAAATTAACCGTCTTAATTTTGGGGTCGGCTATAAAAACCAAGAAGTTGCTGCAGCCAATACAGATTCCTATGAGCAAATCAGTAATTTCTTTCAACCATTTTTGAATCCTGAAGCACCCGATGAAGCTGTAGGTTTCGATATTTATGAGCTGAACGCGGGGTGGTCGCGAGTAACCCTTAACCGAGGTACTTTTCCGACTAGTGGTTCATCACAACGTCTCGGTGTCGAAGTTGCAACACCGTTGAGTGATGTACAATATTTCCGTTTTAATTATGAATATAACCATTACTTCCCTATTACCCGGGATCAGCAATGGACCTTCTTAACTCGCCTAAACTTGGGTTATGGTAACGGGTATGGAGAAAGCGATGGTGGCAATGAGTTTCTATTGCCTTTCTGGGAAAACTTCCGTGTTGCTGGGCAAGGAGATTTGCGAGGCTTCGAATCGAATACCGTGGGGCCGAGAGCCGTTCGTTTGGATGGTAGTATGACCTCTCCTCCAGGAGTTGATGGTAGTCCGGATGGAATACCGTCGACAAACCAAAGCGTTTTCGTTAGTCGATACGCAGTAGGGGGTAATGCCAAAGTCGTTGGTGGCTTGGAACTGATTGTACCGACACCGTTTATCGACGAAGGTATGCGTAATAGTGTAAGAACGAGCGTCTTTGTTGACTTTGGTATGGTTTGGGATACAGAATTCAATTACGATACCTACAAGGATCTGCCGATGAGTCCAAACAGTCGCTACGAATTAAGCGATTATAGCTCACCGGGAGACTTTAGAGCTTCTGCTGGTGTTTCAGTGCAGTGGATCTCCCCAATGGGGCCGTTAACCTTCTCATTAGGTCGAGCGCTTAAAGAAGTAGAAGGCGATGAAACCCAAGTGTTCTCATTTAATATTGGCACGACATTCTAA
- the rpsB gene encoding 30S ribosomal protein S2, translating to MANVSMRDMLKAGVHFGHQTRFWNPKMKPYIFGARNKIHIINLEKTVPMFNDALSYMQHVASNKGKILFVGTKRAASEAVKEAANNCGQYYVNHRWLGGMLTNWKTVRQSIKRLKDLETMSQDGTFDKLTKKEALVNTREMEKLEKGLGGIKNMGGLPDVLFVIDADHEHIAIKEANNLGIPVVSVVDTNSDPDGVDYIVPGNDDAIRAVQLYLNSAADAIKEARVAQVEAKDSDDFVEASE from the coding sequence ATGGCTAACGTGTCAATGCGTGACATGCTGAAAGCAGGTGTCCACTTCGGTCACCAAACTCGTTTCTGGAACCCGAAAATGAAACCTTACATTTTCGGTGCTCGTAACAAGATTCATATCATTAACCTCGAAAAGACTGTGCCAATGTTCAACGATGCGTTGAGCTACATGCAGCATGTTGCTTCAAACAAAGGTAAAATTCTGTTTGTTGGTACTAAGCGCGCAGCGTCTGAAGCGGTTAAAGAAGCAGCTAACAACTGTGGTCAGTACTACGTTAACCACCGTTGGTTAGGCGGTATGCTGACTAACTGGAAAACAGTACGTCAGTCTATCAAGCGTTTGAAAGACCTTGAAACAATGAGCCAAGACGGCACTTTCGACAAGCTGACCAAAAAAGAAGCGTTGGTTAACACCCGCGAAATGGAAAAGCTTGAGAAAGGTTTAGGCGGTATCAAGAACATGGGCGGTTTGCCTGACGTTCTTTTCGTTATCGATGCTGACCACGAGCACATTGCAATTAAAGAAGCGAACAACTTGGGTATTCCTGTTGTTTCTGTTGTTGATACCAACTCAGATCCAGACGGCGTTGACTACATTGTTCCAGGTAACGATGACGCAATCCGTGCCGTACAGCTATACCTGAACTCAGCTGCTGATGCGATTAAAGAAGCGCGCGTAGCACAGGTTGAAGCGAAAGACTCTGACGACTTCGTCGAAGCAAGTGAATAA
- the pyrH gene encoding UMP kinase — translation MTTHPKPSYRRILLKLSGEALMGDEPFGIDAKVLDRMAQEIKELVELGVQVGLVIGGGNLFRGEGLAKAGMNRVVGDHMGMLATVMNGLAMRDALHRAFVNARLMSAIELTGVCDSYNWAEAISLLKSGRVVIFSAGTGNPFFTTDSAACLRGIEIEAEAVLKGTKVDGVYSDDPVSNPDATLYKHINYNDVLEKQLKVMDLAAFTLARDHGLPIRVFNMNKPGSLRSVILGEEEGTLISHDAE, via the coding sequence ATGACTACCCATCCTAAACCCAGTTATCGACGCATATTGTTAAAGCTCAGTGGTGAAGCGCTTATGGGCGATGAGCCATTTGGTATCGATGCCAAAGTGTTAGATCGCATGGCGCAAGAAATTAAAGAACTGGTTGAACTGGGGGTTCAGGTCGGTTTGGTCATTGGTGGCGGCAATTTATTCCGTGGTGAGGGTCTTGCAAAAGCAGGCATGAATCGAGTCGTGGGTGACCACATGGGTATGTTGGCGACGGTCATGAATGGACTGGCTATGCGTGACGCATTGCACCGCGCCTTTGTTAACGCTCGCCTTATGTCGGCAATTGAATTGACTGGTGTGTGCGACAGTTACAACTGGGCAGAAGCTATTAGCTTGCTTAAGTCTGGTCGCGTTGTTATTTTCTCTGCCGGTACGGGTAATCCGTTTTTCACAACTGACTCTGCAGCTTGTTTACGTGGTATTGAAATTGAAGCTGAAGCCGTTTTGAAAGGCACAAAGGTTGATGGGGTCTATTCAGATGACCCGGTTAGCAATCCGGACGCCACTCTTTATAAGCACATAAACTATAATGATGTGCTTGAGAAACAGCTTAAAGTCATGGATTTAGCGGCATTTACTCTTGCCAGAGACCATGGTTTACCGATTCGGGTGTTTAATATGAATAAGCCCGGCTCTCTGCGATCAGTGATTCTTGGTGAAGAAGAAGGTACACTGATCAGTCACGATGCAGAATAA
- the ispC gene encoding 1-deoxy-D-xylulose-5-phosphate reductoisomerase, whose translation MRSITILGATGSIGQNTLDVLSRHPGDFSVYALTANSQVSAMAELCLIYKPQFAVMGSKKVADELESALSGKVPTKVLYGENALIDVSQSNEVDTVMAAIVGSAGLKPTLAAIDAGKTVLLANKEALVMSGQLFIDHANRSGATILPVDSEHNAIFQCLPKEAQEQVGSMQLGEHGVDYLLLTGSGGPFRDLPVRELDKQTPKAACNHPNWSMGQKISVDSATMLNKGLEYIEARWLFNCSESELKVVIHPQSVIHSMVQFTDGSVLAQMGQPDMRTPIAHTLGYPERLQSGVGGLDFSTLNELTFRQPDYARYPCLKLAIQACWDGQWATTTLNAANEVAVQAFLDGHILFTDIAKVCDFALQKTVPVIADNLDVLTQLDAQSRRQASEWIKEYGVC comes from the coding sequence ATGCGCAGTATAACCATACTTGGAGCAACTGGCTCTATTGGCCAGAATACACTGGACGTCTTGTCACGACACCCTGGTGACTTTTCGGTGTACGCGTTGACAGCGAATAGCCAAGTCAGTGCTATGGCTGAATTGTGCTTAATTTATAAACCGCAATTCGCAGTGATGGGCTCTAAAAAAGTAGCGGACGAATTAGAATCGGCGCTAAGTGGCAAGGTTCCAACCAAAGTTTTGTACGGCGAGAATGCATTAATCGACGTGAGTCAAAGTAACGAGGTTGATACGGTTATGGCGGCTATCGTCGGCTCCGCTGGCTTAAAGCCAACACTGGCTGCCATAGATGCAGGCAAAACGGTTTTGCTTGCCAATAAAGAAGCTCTGGTTATGAGTGGGCAGCTGTTTATTGATCATGCCAATCGCTCAGGAGCGACAATATTACCCGTTGACAGCGAACATAATGCAATTTTTCAGTGTTTACCTAAAGAGGCTCAGGAACAAGTTGGCTCAATGCAGTTGGGTGAACATGGCGTCGACTACTTATTGTTGACCGGATCTGGCGGTCCGTTTCGTGATTTGCCTGTTCGCGAACTTGATAAACAAACGCCGAAAGCAGCCTGTAACCACCCTAATTGGTCAATGGGGCAAAAAATTTCGGTGGACTCTGCAACAATGCTGAATAAAGGGCTTGAATATATTGAAGCGCGTTGGTTGTTTAATTGTTCAGAGTCTGAGTTGAAAGTGGTTATTCATCCACAAAGTGTCATTCATTCAATGGTGCAATTTACTGACGGTTCGGTTTTGGCGCAAATGGGGCAACCCGATATGCGCACCCCAATTGCACATACTCTTGGATACCCAGAGCGGTTGCAAAGTGGCGTTGGAGGCCTAGATTTCAGTACGCTTAATGAACTGACGTTCAGACAGCCTGACTACGCACGCTACCCGTGTTTGAAGCTTGCCATTCAGGCGTGCTGGGATGGTCAATGGGCAACAACGACGTTAAATGCAGCCAACGAAGTCGCAGTGCAAGCCTTTTTGGATGGCCATATCCTGTTTACTGATATCGCAAAAGTGTGTGATTTCGCGTTGCAAAAAACAGTACCCGTTATTGCTGACAACCTTGATGTATTGACACAACTCGATGCCCAGTCTCGTCGGCAGGCCTCTGAATGGATCAAGGAGTATGGGGTATGTTAG
- the frr gene encoding ribosome recycling factor, whose product MIKEIIEDAKSRMEKSVESLRSQMSKVRTGRAHPSILDGVMVNYYGTDTPLKQLANITTEDSRTLALTVFDKSSSQAVEKAIMDSDLGLNPASAGAVIRIPLPPLTEERRKDLVKIVRAEAEQGRVAVRNIRRDANGDIKELLKEKEITEDEERQAEDEVQKLTDKYVKQIDEALKAKEEDLMEI is encoded by the coding sequence GTGATAAAAGAAATTATTGAAGATGCAAAGTCGCGCATGGAAAAGAGTGTAGAATCACTGCGCAGTCAAATGTCAAAAGTACGTACGGGTCGTGCTCACCCAAGCATTCTTGATGGTGTCATGGTTAATTACTACGGTACAGATACGCCGCTTAAACAGTTGGCTAATATCACGACTGAAGACTCTAGAACTCTGGCTCTGACTGTATTTGATAAATCATCATCGCAAGCCGTCGAAAAAGCAATTATGGATTCCGACTTAGGTTTGAATCCAGCGTCTGCAGGTGCTGTTATTCGTATTCCGTTACCACCGCTAACGGAAGAGCGTCGTAAGGACTTAGTGAAGATTGTTCGTGCGGAAGCTGAACAAGGCCGTGTCGCCGTACGTAACATTCGTCGCGATGCAAACGGTGACATTAAAGAGTTGTTGAAAGAAAAAGAAATCACTGAAGATGAAGAACGCCAAGCGGAAGATGAAGTTCAAAAGCTGACCGATAAATACGTCAAGCAAATCGACGAAGCATTGAAAGCAAAAGAAGAAGACTTGATGGAAATATAA
- the rseP gene encoding sigma E protease regulator RseP, translating into MLEILWYALSFVVTLGILVAFHEFGHFWVARRCGVKVLTFSIGFGRPIWQREAKDGTVYQVSIIPLGGYVRMLDERVDDVPDALKSVSFNAQSVYKRFAIVAAGPIANFVLAVAVLWLMFGVGVPTVKPVVGEVEPDSIAAEAGIQKGSEILYIDDVETYDWQQVQLGLMSAIGNEQTSMTLRTSDQQEVTRVLNIENWQFDPETESTFGSLGISVYQPEVYTVLARVEAGSPAALAGLREGDDVLAINGQSIDDWRSLQQRIADSPGALLDVLVLRDGEKTTVPVKIGERDTENGVIGYLGVAPKTDALPEGYVYNHQYGVFSGFLKGAEKTWELMVVSVKMIGKLLTGDVSVKNLAGPLSIAEGAGVSASNGFVYFLSFLALLSVNLGIINLLPLPVLDGGHLMFYCIEWLKGKPVSERVQDICYRIGGMLVFALMALAISNDIIRFAF; encoded by the coding sequence ATGTTAGAGATTTTGTGGTACGCCTTATCTTTTGTTGTCACTCTGGGCATTCTTGTTGCTTTTCATGAATTCGGTCACTTTTGGGTGGCACGTCGATGTGGGGTCAAAGTACTGACATTCTCTATTGGTTTCGGGCGTCCTATTTGGCAAAGAGAAGCAAAAGATGGCACCGTTTATCAAGTCAGCATAATACCGCTTGGCGGGTATGTTCGCATGCTCGATGAACGCGTTGACGACGTTCCAGATGCGTTAAAGAGCGTGAGTTTCAATGCACAGTCTGTCTATAAACGTTTCGCCATTGTTGCGGCAGGCCCCATCGCGAACTTTGTGTTAGCAGTAGCTGTTCTATGGTTGATGTTTGGTGTTGGTGTTCCCACCGTTAAGCCGGTAGTAGGGGAAGTCGAGCCAGATTCTATTGCAGCGGAAGCCGGTATTCAAAAAGGCAGTGAAATACTCTATATCGACGACGTGGAAACTTATGACTGGCAGCAAGTCCAATTGGGTCTTATGTCCGCGATAGGTAATGAGCAGACAAGCATGACGTTGCGTACGAGTGACCAACAAGAAGTTACGCGTGTATTAAATATCGAAAACTGGCAGTTTGATCCGGAAACTGAGTCAACCTTTGGAAGTTTAGGAATTTCGGTGTATCAGCCGGAAGTTTATACTGTATTAGCTCGCGTTGAAGCTGGCTCTCCTGCGGCTTTAGCTGGCTTGCGAGAAGGAGATGATGTCCTCGCAATTAATGGTCAGAGTATTGATGATTGGCGTTCCCTTCAGCAGCGTATTGCTGACTCTCCTGGGGCTTTGCTTGACGTATTAGTCCTTCGGGATGGGGAAAAAACAACCGTTCCAGTTAAAATTGGGGAACGCGATACTGAAAATGGTGTCATAGGGTATCTTGGCGTTGCGCCGAAAACGGACGCACTGCCGGAAGGGTATGTCTATAACCACCAATATGGGGTATTTAGCGGATTCTTAAAAGGCGCTGAAAAAACTTGGGAGTTAATGGTTGTTAGCGTCAAAATGATAGGTAAACTGCTGACCGGTGATGTGTCAGTTAAGAATTTGGCAGGGCCATTAAGCATTGCGGAAGGAGCCGGTGTTAGTGCAAGTAACGGCTTTGTTTACTTCTTGAGCTTTTTAGCCCTGCTGAGTGTCAATTTGGGGATTATAAATTTATTACCGTTGCCGGTTCTCGATGGCGGTCACTTGATGTTTTATTGCATTGAGTGGTTGAAAGGGAAGCCGGTATCCGAAAGGGTGCAGGATATTTGCTATAGGATAGGCGGGATGTTGGTATTCGCGTTAATGGCGTTGGCAATATCAAATGATATCATCCGTTTTGCATTCTAA
- the tsf gene encoding translation elongation factor Ts gives MAITAAQVKELRERTGAGMMDCKKALQEVDGDMEAAIELMRKSGQAKAAKKAGRVAAEGVILVKSEGSQATLVELNCETDFVARDENFLGFGEKVINAAFANKENDVEKLKATDIGGETVEKTREDLVAKIGENMNVRRVQTIEAGDVVATYTHGARIGVAVALTGGDEDLARDLCMHVAASSPQFVKPEDVDAEVVEKERSIQVDIAMQSGKPKEIAEKMVEGRMRKFTGEISLTGQPFVKDPSMTVGELLKKAGADVVTFVRFEVGEGIERKEEDFASEVQAQVAAANKG, from the coding sequence ATGGCAATTACAGCAGCTCAAGTTAAAGAACTGCGCGAGCGCACTGGCGCTGGCATGATGGACTGCAAAAAAGCATTGCAGGAAGTCGACGGCGATATGGAAGCCGCAATTGAACTGATGCGTAAAAGTGGTCAGGCTAAAGCCGCTAAGAAAGCGGGCCGTGTTGCCGCTGAAGGTGTTATTTTAGTTAAGTCTGAAGGCAGCCAGGCAACATTGGTTGAACTGAACTGTGAAACTGACTTCGTTGCTCGTGACGAAAACTTCTTAGGCTTTGGTGAGAAAGTTATCAACGCTGCGTTTGCTAACAAAGAAAACGACGTTGAAAAACTGAAAGCAACCGACATCGGTGGCGAAACAGTTGAGAAAACTCGTGAAGACTTAGTCGCTAAAATCGGCGAGAACATGAATGTTCGTCGCGTTCAAACGATTGAAGCTGGCGACGTTGTTGCAACTTATACGCACGGTGCTCGCATCGGTGTTGCTGTTGCATTAACCGGCGGTGACGAAGACTTAGCTCGTGACCTGTGCATGCACGTTGCAGCAAGCAGCCCTCAGTTTGTTAAGCCTGAAGACGTAGACGCAGAAGTTGTTGAAAAAGAGCGTTCTATTCAGGTTGATATCGCTATGCAAAGCGGTAAGCCAAAAGAAATCGCTGAGAAAATGGTTGAAGGCCGTATGCGTAAGTTTACTGGCGAAATCAGCCTGACCGGCCAACCTTTCGTAAAAGACCCATCAATGACTGTTGGTGAGTTACTGAAGAAAGCTGGCGCAGACGTTGTTACTTTCGTACGCTTTGAAGTGGGCGAAGGCATTGAGCGTAAAGAAGAAGACTTTGCTTCTGAAGTTCAAGCTCAAGTGGCAGCAGCGAACAAAGGTTAA